From Cellulomonas fimi ATCC 484, a single genomic window includes:
- a CDS encoding class I SAM-dependent methyltransferase, giving the protein MSDEVVRAVRDRFDGRAPSYDGSAMHQGLARAVAEFADLVGVTTVLDVATGTGLVLRALRDLPGGPALRLAGVDVSAGMLGVARATLPDATLTQADARRLPVADRSVDLLTCVTGLHLIPDTARVVEEWVRVLRPGGRVLTATFAELDPSRHHRELAPGAAPPYPVVHDPFRTPEALGETVAASGLRVLRHAAWTDGYDRVLIAELGVGDGGRGRRPTASAH; this is encoded by the coding sequence GTGAGCGACGAGGTGGTGCGGGCAGTCCGGGACCGTTTCGACGGGAGGGCGCCCTCGTACGACGGCAGCGCGATGCACCAGGGCCTCGCCCGCGCGGTGGCGGAGTTCGCGGACCTCGTCGGCGTCACCACGGTGCTCGACGTCGCGACGGGAACCGGCCTCGTGCTGCGTGCGCTGCGCGACCTGCCCGGCGGGCCCGCGCTCCGCCTCGCGGGCGTCGACGTCTCCGCCGGGATGCTCGGGGTCGCCCGAGCCACGTTGCCGGACGCCACGCTCACCCAGGCCGACGCCCGACGGCTCCCCGTCGCCGACCGCTCGGTCGACCTGCTGACCTGCGTGACGGGCCTGCACCTCATCCCCGACACCGCGCGGGTCGTCGAGGAGTGGGTGCGTGTCCTGCGCCCGGGTGGGCGCGTCCTGACCGCCACCTTCGCCGAGCTCGACCCCTCCCGGCACCACCGCGAGCTCGCGCCGGGAGCCGCACCGCCGTACCCGGTCGTGCACGACCCGTTCCGCACGCCGGAGGCGCTCGGCGAGACGGTGGCGGCGAGCGGGCTACGGGTGCTGCGGCACGCGGCGTGGACGGACGGCTACGACCGGGTGCTCATCGCGGAGCTGGGGGTCGGCGACGGAGGCCGAGGCCGACGCCCGACGGCGTCGGCTCACTGA
- a CDS encoding DUF6480 family protein yields MSSTDPYRNADPDPDQTPGLEPGGGVAPGDTPPGESSTSGASDRQPGAASTRANWIAYAVIGAFVVLIGLFFVGYAVGLAD; encoded by the coding sequence ATGAGCTCGACAGACCCGTACCGCAACGCCGATCCCGACCCCGACCAGACGCCGGGGCTCGAACCCGGTGGTGGTGTCGCGCCCGGCGACACGCCGCCCGGGGAGTCGTCGACGTCCGGCGCGTCGGACCGGCAGCCGGGTGCCGCGTCGACGCGCGCGAACTGGATCGCGTACGCGGTGATCGGCGCGTTCGTCGTGCTCATCGGGCTGTTCTTCGTGGGGTACGCGGTCGGCCTCGCCGACTGA
- a CDS encoding FAD-binding oxidoreductase: MPEARVLPADFDGQVLVPGDAGYDEARAVWNGTVDRRPRYVVRCAGVEDVRRAVRVARELGLTLGIRCGGHSAAGWAVPDDGLMIDLSGMREVMVDPAARTAQVQGGALLGSLDAATQPFGLATTAGIVSHTGIGGLALGGGVGWLARQAGLTCDNMIGFEVVTADGELVQASADENPDLFWGLRGGGGNFGVVTRFHLRLHDVGTQALVAEVDLDPEHALDPLRTWLARAWDAPRQATLYAQVMAGGALTLGFVWVGAPAGSDALLAELDRLGAPLARRVEPRSYLQLQSQSDVPTAHGFRRYAKSHYVRGLPDAGLEAFLAHVDAGVGAASLVSYGGAIADVDPDATAFVHRDAEFEYDAGARWEDPADDARHVESCRRLASGLEPWSTGVYVNALADEGVAGVRRAYGDGAYTRLRQVKAAWDPENVFRLNQNIPPA, encoded by the coding sequence ATGCCCGAGGCTCGAGTGCTGCCGGCCGACTTCGACGGCCAGGTCCTGGTCCCTGGTGACGCGGGGTACGACGAGGCGCGCGCGGTGTGGAACGGAACGGTCGACCGCCGGCCCCGGTACGTCGTGCGGTGCGCCGGCGTGGAAGACGTCCGGCGCGCGGTCCGCGTCGCCCGCGAGCTCGGGCTGACGCTCGGCATCCGCTGCGGCGGGCACAGCGCCGCGGGGTGGGCGGTGCCCGACGACGGGCTCATGATCGACCTGTCCGGGATGCGCGAGGTCATGGTCGACCCGGCCGCGCGCACGGCGCAGGTGCAGGGTGGTGCGCTGCTCGGCTCGCTCGACGCGGCCACGCAGCCGTTCGGGCTTGCGACCACGGCGGGCATCGTGTCGCACACCGGCATCGGGGGCCTGGCGCTCGGCGGCGGCGTGGGGTGGCTGGCGCGTCAGGCGGGCCTGACCTGCGACAACATGATCGGGTTCGAGGTCGTCACCGCGGACGGCGAGCTCGTGCAGGCGTCCGCCGACGAGAACCCCGACCTGTTCTGGGGGCTGCGGGGCGGGGGTGGCAACTTCGGCGTCGTCACCCGCTTCCACCTCCGGCTGCACGACGTCGGCACGCAGGCGCTCGTCGCCGAGGTGGACCTCGACCCGGAGCACGCCCTCGACCCGCTGCGGACCTGGCTGGCCCGGGCGTGGGACGCGCCGCGGCAGGCCACGCTGTACGCGCAGGTCATGGCGGGCGGTGCGCTGACGCTCGGGTTCGTCTGGGTCGGGGCACCCGCCGGGAGCGACGCGCTGCTCGCGGAGCTCGACCGGCTCGGGGCGCCGCTCGCGCGACGCGTCGAGCCGCGCTCGTACCTGCAGCTCCAGAGCCAGTCGGACGTCCCGACGGCGCACGGCTTCCGCCGCTACGCGAAGAGCCACTACGTGCGGGGCCTTCCCGACGCGGGCCTCGAGGCCTTCCTCGCGCACGTCGACGCGGGCGTCGGCGCGGCGAGCCTCGTCTCGTACGGCGGCGCGATCGCCGACGTCGACCCGGACGCGACGGCGTTCGTGCACCGCGACGCCGAGTTCGAGTACGACGCGGGCGCCCGCTGGGAGGACCCCGCGGACGACGCACGCCACGTCGAGTCGTGCCGCCGGCTCGCGTCGGGGCTCGAGCCGTGGAGCACGGGCGTCTACGTCAACGCGCTCGCCGACGAGGGCGTCGCGGGCGTCCGGCGGGCGTACGGCGACGGCGCCTACACGCGGCTGCGCCAGGTCAAGGCCGCGTGGGACCCCGAGAACGTGTTCCGGCTCAACCAGAACATCCCGCCGGCCTGA
- a CDS encoding RNA polymerase sigma factor: MDTDPPDGTAQFEAQRFESLWQANAGRVHAYAMRHVDPHTAQEVVAETFLVAWRRLADVPGEPLPWLLVVAKNTIANQRRSLYRKRAVELELARIAHLAPPADGADVTAGERTRVLTALAYLDARDREALLLTAWDGLSAAAAAEVAGCSPEAFRVRLSRARRRLTQSANDDEPPGRPTARSLDPAAIPFRSRP; this comes from the coding sequence GTGGACACAGACCCCCCGGACGGGACCGCCCAGTTCGAAGCCCAGCGCTTCGAGTCTCTGTGGCAGGCGAACGCTGGACGTGTTCACGCGTACGCGATGCGGCACGTCGATCCGCACACCGCTCAGGAAGTGGTAGCCGAGACGTTTCTCGTCGCGTGGCGCCGGCTAGCCGACGTACCTGGTGAACCCCTGCCATGGCTGCTCGTCGTAGCCAAGAACACCATCGCCAACCAGCGCCGGTCGCTGTACCGCAAGCGCGCAGTCGAACTCGAGCTCGCACGCATTGCCCACCTGGCCCCGCCAGCTGACGGGGCAGACGTCACGGCCGGCGAGCGGACGCGGGTGCTGACGGCGTTGGCGTACCTCGATGCTCGCGACCGAGAAGCGCTACTGCTGACCGCGTGGGACGGCTTGTCGGCCGCAGCTGCAGCCGAAGTTGCCGGTTGTTCGCCCGAGGCGTTCCGCGTCCGCCTTTCGCGAGCTCGGCGGCGACTCACGCAATCTGCGAACGATGACGAGCCCCCCGGACGGCCGACCGCTCGTTCCCTCGACCCCGCAGCCATCCCTTTCAGGAGTAGGCCATGA